AATGCCCCAAACCAAGAGGCGCTGCACCATCGATTACCCTCAAGAAGCTCGAAATCTCGGCATTGAGGGAAAAGTTATCTTAGAAGTCGAAGTGTTTGGCGACGGTTCTGTTGGCAAGGTTAAAATCATCAAAGGCCCGGGCTACGGACTCAATAAAGCTGCGCAACGGGCTATGAAAAGATGTAAATTCTCACCCGCAGTCCAAGGCGGCAAGCCGGTGACCACCACCATAACCTTCACCTATCGCTGGGAGCTTGATGACTATTGATAGTGTTCGGCCACGGCCGCTTTGCTGCTATAAATAAATCATGACCACTGAGCCCATCAGCCCATCACTTCAAATTCTTGTCGTCGACGACGAACCCGGTATGCGGGAAATGCTCGAAATGCTCTTGGTAGGGCGAGGGCACAAAGTTTGTTTGTGTGAAAGCGGCGAGCGGGCACTTCTTCAACTCTCTGAGCAAAGCTACGACCTAGTACTCACCGACGTTAAAATGCCGGGTATGAGCGGCATTGAGCTACTTCAACGTA
This portion of the Deltaproteobacteria bacterium genome encodes:
- a CDS encoding energy transducer TonB, translating into MPQTKRRCTIDYPQEARNLGIEGKVILEVEVFGDGSVGKVKIIKGPGYGLNKAAQRAMKRCKFSPAVQGGKPVTTTITFTYRWELDDY